From Rutidosis leptorrhynchoides isolate AG116_Rl617_1_P2 chromosome 3, CSIRO_AGI_Rlap_v1, whole genome shotgun sequence, a single genomic window includes:
- the LOC139898095 gene encoding potassium transporter 7-like, with the protein MTEEGSEKGSTSKTNGGLSSMDSMESHRWVFQDEDNSEIDFHDNDDDDGDSGDDFTLHHEIDSEDEDSLYQKLIRTGPKIDSFGVEALEVPGAHRSDFEDASFGKNLFLVCQTLGVVFGDVGISPLYTFSVMFSRAPVERNEDIIGALSLVLYTIILIPLIKYILIVLLANDDGEGGTFALYSLICRHAKVSLLPNQLASDTRISSFRLKVPSAELERSLKIKEYLETSLALKKLVLVLVLAGTSMVIADGVVTPAMSVISAVRGLKVGVPTVEQDHVVMISVAYLVILFSVQKYGTSKMGLVIGPALFLWFCSLGGIGIYNLVKHDCSVVKAFNPIHIYYYFKRNTYKAWYSLGGCLLCATGSEAMFADLCYFPVRTIQLTFVFLVLPCLMLGYMGQAAYLLDNFGDPTQAFFSSIPDGAFWPVFLIANIAALIASRTMTTATFSCIKQSTALGCFPRLKIVHTSRKFMGQIYIPAINWFLMASAVLLVCTIASTNEIGNAYGIAELGVMMMTTFLVTLVMLLIWQLNIIIVILFSFIFLGLELLFFSSVLSGIGDGSWIILVFAIVIFLIMYIWNYGSKLKYETEVKKKMSMDVLRELGCNLGTVRAPGIGLLYNELVKGVPAIFGHFLTTLPAVHSMIIFVCIKYVPVPVVPQKERFLFRRVCSKSYHIFRCIARYGYKDVRKENHQIFEQLLIESLEKFIRREAQERSLESDGDDNSDFEDDPSQVLVGPNGSVYFGITETVNGANIQPIIFPEASTSHETENVCTNSDPEQSLENELAFLHKAKESGVVYLLGHGDIRAKKESWFIKKLIINYFYAFMRKNSRRGTATLNAPRTHLIKVSMTYMV; encoded by the exons ATGACGGAAGAGGGATCGGAGAAAGGGAGTACAAGTAAAACAAACGGTGGATTGAGCTCAATGGATTCAATGGAATCACATCGTTGGGTGTTTCAAGATGAAGATAATTCAGAGATCGATTTCCATGATAACGATGACGATGATGGCGATTCAGGTGACGATTTCACGCTTCATCATGAGATTGATTCTGAAGATGAAGATAGTTTGTATCAGAAGCTGATTCGTACTGGTCCGAAGATTGATTCGTTTGGCGTTGAAGCTCTCGAGGTCCCCGGCGCTCACCGGAGCGATTTCGAG GATGCTAGTTTTGGGAAGAATCTTTTTCTAGTTTGCCAGACACTTGGTGTTGTTTTTGGGGATGTTGGAATAAGTCCATTGTACACCTTCAGTGTGATGTTCAGCAGGGCACCAGTAGAAAGAAATGAAGATATTATTGGAGCTTTATCTCTTGTTTTATATACTATAATATTGATCCCACTGATCAAGTACATTCTCATTGTTCTTCTAGCAAATGATGACGGTGAAG GTGGTACATTTGCTTTATATTCACTAATATGTAGGCATGCTAAGGTCAGTCTTCTTCCAAATCAGCTTGCTTCAGATACACGCATTTCAAGCTTCAGGTTGAAGGTGCCATCTGCTGAACTTGAAAGATCATTGAAAATAAAGGAGTATCTTGAAACCTCATTGGCTCTAAAAAAGCTTGTGTTAGTGTTGGTTCTTGCTGGTACCTCAATGGTCATAGCTGATGGTGTTGTGACACCTGCAATGTCAG TAATATCGGCTGTTCGTGGTTTAAAGGTTGGAGTTCCTACAGTTGAGCAAG ATCACGTAGTGATGATTTCAGTTGCATATCTTGTTATTTTGTTCAGTGTACAAAAATATGGAACAAGTAAAATGGGGCTTGTTATTGGGCCCGCATTGTTTTTATGGTTTTGTTCTCTTGGGGGTATTGGGATCTACAATCTTGTGAAACATGACTGCAGTGTTGTGAAGGCATTTAATCCTATTCACATATATTATTATTTCAAACGCAACACATATAAAGCTTGGTACTCTTTGGGTGGATGCCTTTTATGTGCAACTG GTTCAGAAGCAATGTTTGCAGATCTTTGCTATTTTCCAGTGAGAACAATCCAG CTTacttttgttttccttgtacttccGTGCCTTATGTTGGGTTACATGGGTCAAGCTGCATACCTATTGGATAACTTTGGTGATCCAACACAGGCTTTCTTTTCTTCAATACCCG ATGGTGCTTTTTGGCCAGTGTTTCTTATTGCTAACATTGCTGCACTGATTGCTAGTAGAACAATGACAACAGCAACTTTCTCATGTATCAAACAGTCAACAGCCCTTGGTTGTTTTCCTAGGCTGAAAATTGTGCACACATCTCGAAAATTCATGGGTCAGATTTATATTCCTGCTATTAACTGGTTTCTGATGGCATCTGCTGTGTTGCTTGTCTGCACCATTGCAAGCACTAACGAGATCGGCAATGCTTATG GTATTGCTGAGCTTGGAGTAATGATGATGACCACATTCTTAGTAACCCTAGTAATGCTTCTCATATGGCAGTTAAACATTATCATCGTGATCCTATTCTCATTTATATTTCTAGGGTTAGAATTATTATTCTTTTCATCCGTCTTAAGTGGTATCGGTGATGGAAGTTGGATCATACTCGTATTCGCTATCGTCATATTTCTTATAATGTATATTTGGAACTACGGTAGCAAACTCAAATACGAAACCGAAGTCAAGAAAAAAATGTCGATGGATGTTTTACGTGAATTGGGCTGCAATCTTGGAACTGTTAGAGCACCTGGTATTGGTTTGCTTTATAATGAATTGGTTAAAGGAGTCCCCGCAATATTTGGTCATTTTCTGACTACTCTGCCAGCTGTACATTCGATGATTATTTTTGTATGCATAAAATATGTCCCGGTTCCTGTTGTACCTCAGAAGGAGAGATTTTTGTTCAGACGAGTCTGCTCGAAAAGTTATCATATTTTTCGCTGTATCGCCAG GTACGGTTACAAAGACGTTCGTAAAGAGAACCACCAGATATTCGAACAACTACTAATCGAAAGCCTTGAGAAGTTTATTCGTCGTGAAGCGCAAGAAAGATCATTAGAGAGTGACGGGGACGATAATTCTGATTTTGAAGATGACCCGTCACAAGTCCTCGTTGGTCCAAATGGCAGTGTCTATTTCGGTATCACTGAAACTGTGAACGGGGCCAATATTCAGCCCATAATATTCCCAGAAGCAAGCACTTCACACGAGACCGAAAATGTTTGTACGAACTCAGATCCGGAGCAAAGTCTCGAGAACGAGCTGGCGTTTCTACACAAAGCCAAGGAATCGGGAGTGGTTTATCTTCTCGGACATGGAGATATTCGGGCGAAAAAAGAATCATGGTTTATTAAGAAATTGATCATTAATTACTTTTATGCATTCATGAGGAAGAATTCGAGGAGGGGGACTGCAACTTTAAATGCGCCCCGCACACACTTAATTAAGGTGTCCATGACATATATGGTCTGA